From a region of the Corallococcus coralloides DSM 2259 genome:
- a CDS encoding M61 family metallopeptidase has protein sequence MSLAVHYRVAMPRPHAHLFEVEASFPAGPEVLDAVMPVWTPGSYLVREYARQVQDVTARGPDGQPLPVRRVDKRTWRVDARGQAVTLCYRVYANELSVRTSHLDGSHAYFNGATVFLYTEGTRSLPHHVTVDAPQGWRTFCALDSEGATFHAPDYDTLVDSPFEVGPHTPLTFTVVGVPHEVVVWGDSVPDADRLCADMQRICEAQARMYEGLPLKRYLFLVYLTDKGRGGLEHQASTALLFPRTGLSSHRGWEDFLTLVAHEYFHLWNIKRVKPRALVPFDYSQENYTTLLWAFEGGTAYYDNLFVRRAGLMSPTRYLARLGETFSLLHSTPGRRVQTLTEASLVSWVKHYRPDEHSTNSAISYYLKGEVVCALLDLEVRRATRDAKCLDDVMRLLWQRHGDGSGVPEDGVERAASEVAGVDLTPFFDRAVRSTEDLDYGVFAHVGLEVSFRVREAPNDKGGTPPRLKGEPKPKGWLGVTVRGSSTLSTVPEGTPALDAGLYPEDDVVALDGWRVDGAGLIARCEDKRPGDTVRVTLFRRDRLMEVPVVLGQKPADAAWLQRVERPTDAQKAAFQAWLGSPWDETPGPA, from the coding sequence ATGTCGCTCGCCGTCCACTACCGCGTCGCCATGCCTCGCCCGCATGCGCACCTGTTCGAGGTGGAGGCGAGCTTCCCCGCCGGGCCTGAGGTGCTCGACGCGGTGATGCCGGTGTGGACGCCGGGCAGCTACCTGGTGCGCGAGTACGCCCGCCAGGTGCAGGACGTCACCGCGCGGGGCCCGGACGGCCAGCCCCTGCCGGTGCGCCGCGTGGACAAGCGCACCTGGCGCGTGGACGCGAGGGGACAGGCCGTCACCCTGTGCTACCGCGTCTACGCGAACGAGCTGTCGGTGCGCACCAGCCACCTGGATGGCAGCCACGCCTACTTCAACGGCGCCACCGTGTTCCTCTACACGGAAGGCACGCGCTCCCTGCCCCACCATGTCACCGTGGACGCGCCGCAGGGCTGGCGCACGTTCTGCGCGCTGGACTCGGAAGGGGCCACCTTCCACGCGCCGGACTACGACACGCTCGTGGACAGCCCCTTCGAGGTAGGCCCGCACACGCCGCTCACCTTCACCGTCGTGGGCGTGCCGCACGAAGTGGTGGTGTGGGGCGACAGCGTGCCGGACGCGGACCGGCTGTGCGCGGACATGCAGCGCATCTGCGAGGCCCAGGCGCGCATGTACGAAGGCCTGCCGCTCAAGCGCTATCTGTTCCTCGTCTACCTCACCGACAAGGGCCGCGGCGGGCTGGAACACCAGGCCTCCACCGCGCTGCTCTTTCCGCGCACGGGCCTGTCCTCGCACCGGGGCTGGGAGGACTTCCTCACCCTGGTGGCGCACGAGTACTTCCACCTCTGGAACATCAAGCGGGTGAAGCCTCGCGCGCTGGTGCCGTTCGACTACTCGCAGGAGAACTACACCACGCTCTTGTGGGCCTTCGAGGGCGGCACCGCCTACTACGACAACCTCTTCGTGCGCCGCGCGGGCCTGATGTCCCCCACGCGCTACCTGGCCCGGCTGGGGGAGACCTTCTCCCTGCTGCACTCCACGCCGGGCCGCCGCGTGCAGACGCTCACGGAGGCGTCGCTCGTCAGCTGGGTGAAGCACTACCGCCCGGACGAGCACTCCACCAACAGCGCCATCTCCTACTACCTGAAGGGGGAGGTGGTGTGCGCGCTGCTGGACCTGGAGGTGCGCCGCGCCACCCGCGACGCGAAGTGCCTGGATGATGTCATGCGGTTGCTGTGGCAACGCCATGGCGACGGCTCCGGCGTCCCCGAGGACGGCGTGGAGCGGGCCGCGAGCGAAGTCGCCGGCGTGGACCTGACGCCCTTCTTCGACCGGGCGGTGCGCTCCACGGAGGACCTGGACTACGGCGTCTTCGCGCACGTGGGGCTGGAGGTGTCCTTCCGCGTGCGGGAGGCCCCCAACGACAAGGGCGGCACGCCGCCGCGCCTCAAGGGTGAGCCCAAGCCCAAGGGCTGGCTGGGCGTCACCGTGCGCGGCTCCTCGACGCTGTCCACCGTACCGGAGGGCACGCCCGCGCTGGACGCGGGCCTGTATCCGGAGGACGACGTGGTGGCGCTGGACGGCTGGCGCGTGGACGGCGCGGGGCTCATCGCCCGCTGCGAGGACAAGCGCCCCGGCGACACCGTGCGGGTGACGCTGTTCCGCCGCGACCGCCTGATGGAGGTGCCGGTCGTCCTGGGCCAGAAGCCCGCGGACGCCGCGTGGCTGCAGCGCGTGGAGCGCCCCACGGACGCGCAGAAGGCCGCGTTCCAGGCGTGGCTGGGCTCCCCCTGGGACGAGACTCCCGGCCCGGCATAG
- a CDS encoding tetratricopeptide repeat protein, with protein MAPSLPAPPSCSGHPGAAAGWRCEHCEALLCPACVETRRMGTVEYTVCVRCGGTANVLLRHRSQRALRTRLLDALRFPFTLPGLQTLLAVSLMLTVLRVLGMGVRILVLLPMAIGLGIFWSAFFALVRGAARGDADPESPGFTSIVQDNIVPGLRGLGVTVGVFAPALARAWHLLPSASAFDNIGRVMLLQQTLWEPVVRGDLLFWGLVGLGLLWLPWALLLAATSQSVFAALNPLRTLWCLRTVGSDAGWVTGVCVPLAFVHAGMHLAAAWVFYLPVPFFSAWVAEALTCLVPFATASLLGLVLYVHGDAMGYLPARDFLEPTLGDTAPQRAPVPLRESPVPEAPAPDAPGVEAQVAELGAAVAARDVAKALALYGALHVLPRLKLLPSHHLFIGQAAAVEGDFPLSVKALEAAADTAPDEPTAPRALVLLARVQGEKLGNTVRAEEIYRYIVHRYPDTEAARFAHARLPPAA; from the coding sequence ATGGCCCCTTCCCTTCCTGCCCCTCCCTCCTGCTCGGGACACCCGGGCGCCGCCGCCGGCTGGCGCTGCGAGCACTGCGAGGCCCTGCTGTGCCCCGCGTGCGTGGAGACCCGTCGCATGGGCACGGTGGAGTACACCGTCTGCGTCCGGTGCGGAGGCACGGCGAACGTGCTCTTGCGTCACCGCTCCCAGCGCGCCCTCCGGACCCGCCTGCTGGACGCGCTGCGCTTTCCCTTCACCCTTCCGGGCCTGCAGACGCTCCTGGCCGTCAGCCTGATGCTGACCGTGCTGCGCGTGCTCGGGATGGGCGTGCGCATCCTCGTGCTGCTGCCCATGGCGATAGGGCTGGGCATCTTCTGGTCCGCGTTCTTCGCGCTGGTGCGCGGCGCGGCGCGGGGCGACGCGGATCCGGAGAGCCCCGGCTTCACCAGCATCGTCCAGGACAACATCGTGCCGGGCCTGCGCGGCCTGGGCGTCACCGTGGGCGTCTTCGCGCCCGCGCTCGCTCGAGCCTGGCACCTGCTGCCCTCCGCCTCCGCGTTCGACAACATCGGGCGGGTCATGCTCTTGCAACAGACCCTGTGGGAGCCCGTCGTGCGCGGGGACCTGCTCTTCTGGGGGCTCGTCGGACTGGGACTCCTGTGGCTGCCCTGGGCGCTGCTGCTGGCCGCCACGTCGCAGTCGGTGTTCGCCGCCTTGAATCCGTTGCGCACGCTCTGGTGTCTGCGGACGGTGGGGAGCGACGCGGGGTGGGTGACGGGCGTGTGCGTGCCGCTGGCGTTCGTCCACGCCGGGATGCACTTGGCCGCGGCGTGGGTGTTCTACCTGCCCGTGCCCTTCTTCTCCGCGTGGGTCGCGGAGGCGCTCACGTGCCTGGTGCCCTTCGCCACCGCGAGCCTGCTGGGGCTCGTGCTGTACGTGCACGGGGACGCGATGGGTTACCTGCCCGCGCGAGACTTCCTGGAGCCCACGCTGGGCGACACCGCGCCCCAGCGCGCGCCCGTGCCCCTGCGCGAGTCCCCGGTGCCCGAAGCCCCCGCGCCCGACGCCCCCGGAGTCGAAGCGCAGGTCGCCGAGCTGGGCGCGGCGGTGGCGGCGCGCGACGTGGCGAAGGCGCTCGCGCTGTATGGCGCGCTCCACGTTCTGCCCCGCCTGAAGCTTTTGCCTTCACACCATCTGTTCATTGGCCAGGCCGCGGCAGTGGAAGGAGATTTCCCACTGTCGGTCAAAGCGTTGGAAGCCGCGGCGGACACGGCGCCGGATGAACCCACCGCGCCCCGCGCGCTGGTGCTGCTGGCGCGCGTGCAGGGGGAGAAGTTGGGAAACACAGTGCGCGCGGAGGAGATCTACCGGTACATCGTGCATCGTTATCCGGACACGGAGGCCGCACGTTTTGCCCATGCGCGGCTGCCCCCCGCCGCTTGA
- a CDS encoding carboxypeptidase-like regulatory domain-containing protein, with protein MGTKWKRYGWLGLLASVLVTGCDDAPSANRHEDTCAEPMSLRVEVMSSDGAYIQGASVTATNLESNVSITGVTDDRGITTAINETLAPSPIRVVATAGSHVTRAERVEWACDECHCTPVPDTVTLKLQD; from the coding sequence ATGGGGACGAAGTGGAAGCGGTATGGTTGGTTGGGGCTCCTCGCGAGCGTGCTGGTGACGGGCTGTGATGATGCCCCCAGCGCGAACCGGCACGAGGACACCTGCGCGGAGCCGATGTCGCTGCGCGTGGAGGTGATGTCGTCGGACGGCGCGTACATCCAGGGCGCGTCCGTGACGGCCACCAACCTGGAGAGCAACGTCAGCATCACCGGCGTGACGGATGACCGGGGCATCACCACGGCCATCAACGAAACGCTCGCGCCCAGCCCCATCCGCGTGGTGGCCACGGCGGGCTCGCACGTGACACGCGCGGAGCGCGTGGAGTGGGCCTGTGACGAGTGCCACTGCACGCCTGTTCCCGACACGGTGACGCTCAAGCTCCAGGATTGA
- a CDS encoding ribonuclease HII, with protein MSAESVQALLECSVTELTGRFVTQAQPIPQGLLEALEADPRQGAQTLARKLRSRQEKNRAEGQRLRHLLKFETELWEQGLLKVAGVDEAGMAPLAGPVVAAAAILPRGYKLKGLDDSKKILDPDKREALAEALKRDVVAWAVGRAEVEEIDQLNIYHAGLLAMRRAVEGLGLTPDYVLVDARTIPQCPAPQRGIIKGDSLSLSIAAASVLAKTTRDRLMAQLDAQYPGYGLAAHKGYPTAQHVQAIQALGVLPIHRRSFGPVREALGLAQPSGPVPMQSELFAATPAPMAKR; from the coding sequence ATGTCCGCAGAAAGTGTGCAGGCGCTGCTCGAATGCTCGGTCACCGAGCTGACCGGGCGGTTCGTCACCCAGGCGCAGCCCATCCCCCAGGGTCTGCTGGAAGCGCTGGAAGCAGATCCCCGTCAGGGCGCGCAGACGCTCGCGCGCAAGTTGCGCTCGCGGCAGGAGAAGAACCGGGCGGAGGGGCAGCGGCTGCGGCACCTGCTGAAGTTCGAAACGGAGCTGTGGGAGCAGGGCCTGCTGAAGGTCGCGGGCGTGGACGAGGCGGGCATGGCGCCGCTCGCGGGCCCCGTCGTCGCGGCGGCGGCCATCCTGCCCCGGGGCTACAAGCTCAAGGGGCTGGACGACTCGAAGAAGATCCTGGACCCGGACAAGCGCGAGGCGCTGGCGGAAGCGCTCAAGCGGGACGTGGTGGCGTGGGCGGTGGGCCGGGCGGAGGTGGAGGAGATTGATCAGCTCAACATCTACCACGCGGGCCTGCTGGCCATGCGGCGCGCGGTGGAGGGATTGGGGCTGACGCCGGACTACGTGCTGGTGGACGCGCGCACGATTCCCCAGTGCCCGGCTCCGCAGCGCGGCATCATCAAGGGGGACTCGCTGTCGCTGAGCATCGCGGCGGCGTCCGTGCTGGCGAAGACGACGCGCGACCGGCTGATGGCCCAGTTGGATGCGCAATATCCCGGCTACGGCCTGGCGGCGCACAAGGGCTACCCCACCGCGCAGCATGTGCAGGCCATCCAGGCCCTGGGCGTGCTGCCCATCCACCGCCGGAGCTTCGGTCCGGTGCGCGAGGCGCTCGGACTGGCGCAGCCCTCCGGGCCCGTCCCGATGCAATCGGAGCTGTTCGCCGCTACTCCTGCCCCGATGGCGAAGCGATGA
- a CDS encoding peptidoglycan-binding protein: MRRKTQTSRARTGKARKRKAPAGYSRAEVPSLPLKGYTLPAVDLERGSRGTAVEQLQTALVKLGHMTQEQMDTGPGTFGARTEGSLKKFQKAHGVDAIGVYGPKTRAAFESLGATLDDAETPPTPAPAGLRAKIVAEGLWGAANQDQIHYAQIRPIDGIRLRHKLPLNIDCSGFVTLCYKWAGAPDPNGNRYSGAGYTGTLDAHMLHIPLSQVQPGDLCLWQGKHVSLVIQGGVDPLLISHGSEAGPYEVRTSAQKKWYPAGTRLIWLTSPQGAKTGARRPLSREDKMRGDPPAEEGLF, from the coding sequence ATGCGAAGGAAGACACAGACATCCCGGGCAAGGACAGGCAAGGCCCGCAAGCGGAAGGCCCCCGCCGGCTACAGCCGGGCAGAGGTGCCGAGCCTCCCGTTGAAGGGCTACACGCTGCCCGCGGTGGACCTGGAGCGCGGCTCGCGGGGGACGGCGGTGGAACAACTCCAGACCGCGCTGGTGAAGCTGGGCCACATGACCCAGGAGCAGATGGACACGGGCCCTGGCACCTTCGGCGCCCGGACGGAGGGCTCGCTCAAGAAGTTCCAGAAGGCGCACGGCGTGGATGCCATTGGCGTCTATGGCCCCAAGACGCGCGCGGCGTTCGAGTCACTGGGCGCGACCCTGGATGACGCGGAGACGCCCCCTACCCCGGCGCCCGCGGGGCTCCGCGCGAAGATCGTCGCGGAGGGACTGTGGGGGGCCGCCAACCAGGACCAGATCCACTACGCGCAGATCCGCCCGATTGATGGCATCCGGCTGCGCCACAAGCTGCCGCTCAACATCGACTGCTCGGGCTTCGTGACGCTTTGCTACAAGTGGGCGGGCGCTCCCGACCCCAATGGCAACCGCTACAGCGGCGCGGGATACACCGGCACGCTGGATGCCCACATGCTTCACATTCCGTTGTCCCAGGTCCAGCCAGGGGACCTCTGCCTCTGGCAGGGCAAGCATGTGTCGTTGGTCATCCAGGGCGGCGTGGATCCCCTGCTCATCTCCCACGGCTCGGAAGCCGGCCCCTATGAGGTTCGAACGTCGGCCCAGAAGAAGTGGTACCCGGCGGGGACGCGCCTCATCTGGCTCACCTCTCCCCAGGGAGCGAAGACAGGAGCGCGGAGGCCGCTCAGCCGAGAGGACAAGATGCGCGGAGATCCTCCCGCGGAGGAAGGACTCTTCTGA
- a CDS encoding DUF3060 domain-containing protein, which yields MNKKLGTAVFMMVACAFGPMTAVAQEGSGNIDITGNDETATHACTPGSTVEITGTDNTVTLTGECKSVTVNGTDNKVKVEATGAISVTGNSNSVTWKRGLGKSKPKISRTGTDNKVTQEK from the coding sequence ATGAACAAGAAGCTCGGAACTGCGGTGTTCATGATGGTGGCATGCGCCTTCGGGCCGATGACGGCCGTCGCGCAGGAGGGCTCGGGCAACATCGATATCACTGGCAATGACGAGACGGCGACCCACGCCTGTACGCCGGGCAGCACGGTGGAGATCACCGGCACGGACAACACCGTGACGCTGACCGGCGAGTGCAAGAGCGTCACCGTGAACGGCACCGACAACAAGGTGAAGGTGGAGGCCACCGGCGCCATCTCCGTGACGGGGAACTCCAACTCCGTCACCTGGAAGCGGGGACTCGGCAAGTCGAAGCCGAAGATCAGCCGCACCGGCACGGACAACAAGGTCACGCAGGAGAAGTAG
- a CDS encoding C39 family peptidase: MFSDGIRRALGPVLRTVANAAVEKGVAPPLQPAAKAVANFAVSSFERGTSPKVVLNPPPVVVQRPPVDLTPTPNVQGDQDMAPGEWLIVSSPENVYLRPGPSAESGQSVLFYKGTKLQVATPPDNGPAVRGDFVYIQDANRQQQGWVRMSHTAEMTEADTKTYRASRNQSDAADEYQGIYVNQFDAETQVGGDGRNANCGPTATLMAFLKQGLEIPSIPGITHNGTAGADVQAVRYWGNRLTDTNSDGVTTNPQGGTEYSLTTENSQYTGFQDVKNAVTAARGSWAKVDANSESIQKAIESGMSVVISGNFVEAPAQGSENTDPVVKSDTWAQGGGAQEHLVAVVGMTTEGNFIVCDPAASVRTPLEVTPAELDAFMRGNAGAIGIYDPTPGPRSGA, translated from the coding sequence ATGTTTTCTGATGGAATCCGCCGTGCCCTGGGGCCCGTGCTGCGCACCGTCGCGAACGCCGCCGTGGAGAAGGGGGTCGCACCGCCGCTCCAACCCGCCGCCAAGGCCGTCGCGAACTTCGCCGTGTCCTCGTTCGAGCGCGGCACCTCGCCCAAAGTCGTGCTGAATCCGCCGCCTGTCGTCGTGCAGCGGCCGCCGGTCGACCTGACGCCGACGCCGAACGTGCAGGGAGATCAGGACATGGCCCCGGGGGAGTGGCTGATCGTCTCCTCCCCGGAGAACGTCTACCTGCGTCCGGGGCCGAGCGCGGAATCCGGGCAGAGCGTCCTCTTCTACAAGGGAACGAAGCTGCAAGTCGCCACGCCGCCGGACAATGGCCCCGCGGTCCGGGGCGACTTCGTCTACATCCAGGATGCCAACAGGCAGCAGCAGGGCTGGGTCCGCATGAGCCACACCGCGGAGATGACCGAGGCCGATACCAAGACGTATCGGGCCAGTCGCAACCAGTCGGACGCCGCGGACGAGTACCAGGGCATCTACGTCAATCAGTTCGACGCCGAGACGCAGGTGGGAGGCGATGGCCGGAACGCCAACTGCGGCCCCACCGCCACGCTCATGGCGTTTCTCAAGCAGGGGCTCGAAATCCCCTCCATTCCCGGCATTACGCACAACGGCACTGCCGGAGCGGACGTGCAGGCCGTGCGCTACTGGGGCAATCGCCTGACCGACACCAACAGCGACGGCGTGACGACCAACCCCCAGGGAGGGACGGAGTACTCGCTGACGACGGAGAACTCTCAATACACCGGCTTCCAGGACGTGAAGAACGCGGTGACGGCCGCGCGCGGAAGCTGGGCGAAGGTGGACGCGAACTCGGAGAGCATCCAGAAGGCCATCGAGTCAGGAATGTCGGTGGTCATCTCCGGGAACTTCGTCGAGGCGCCCGCGCAGGGCTCCGAGAATACCGACCCGGTGGTCAAGAGCGACACGTGGGCGCAAGGTGGCGGTGCCCAGGAGCACCTGGTCGCGGTGGTGGGCATGACGACGGAGGGCAACTTCATCGTGTGCGATCCGGCGGCCTCGGTCCGCACGCCCCTCGAGGTCACGCCCGCCGAGCTGGATGCCTTCATGCGCGGCAACGCGGGCGCCATCGGCATCTATGATCCGACGCCCGGGCCGCGCTCGGGGGCATAG
- a CDS encoding glycoside hydrolase family 16 protein, translating into MRGSQVFGIALVSSIALAPLAEAKNVSFSGYQWEVRSGQGGPGPNSWDDRNAWVDVNGHLHLKIAWRDGRWTTAEVYMPQQRLGYGTYQFKVIGRPDLFDDNVVLGLFNYTRPDVGPDATNEIDIEFAKWGGSQPQMGNWAVYPAVTGVPYSHQAYSISLGGTYSTHRFQWSSTQVFFQALHGHQDGNANQMASWLFNPPDYVQRIPQNPLPVHMNFWLFQGRAPKNGQEAEIVIAEFKFIPAP; encoded by the coding sequence ATGCGCGGCTCACAGGTCTTCGGTATCGCTCTCGTCTCCAGCATTGCCCTTGCTCCGCTCGCGGAGGCGAAGAATGTCTCCTTCTCTGGCTATCAATGGGAGGTGCGCAGCGGTCAGGGGGGACCGGGGCCCAATTCATGGGATGACCGCAACGCCTGGGTGGATGTGAACGGCCACCTCCACCTGAAGATTGCCTGGCGCGATGGTCGCTGGACGACGGCCGAGGTCTACATGCCGCAGCAGCGGCTGGGGTATGGCACCTACCAGTTCAAGGTGATTGGCCGGCCGGACCTCTTCGACGACAACGTGGTCCTGGGCCTGTTCAACTACACGCGTCCCGATGTGGGCCCGGACGCCACGAATGAAATCGATATCGAGTTCGCGAAGTGGGGCGGCAGTCAGCCGCAGATGGGCAACTGGGCCGTGTACCCCGCGGTGACGGGTGTCCCCTACTCCCATCAGGCCTACTCCATCAGCCTGGGAGGAACCTACTCCACCCACCGCTTCCAGTGGTCGTCCACGCAGGTCTTCTTCCAGGCGTTGCATGGCCACCAGGATGGCAACGCCAATCAGATGGCCAGCTGGCTCTTCAATCCGCCGGATTACGTCCAGCGCATTCCCCAGAATCCCCTGCCCGTCCATATGAACTTCTGGCTCTTCCAGGGACGTGCCCCCAAGAACGGGCAGGAGGCGGAGATCGTCATCGCGGAGTTCAAGTTCATCCCCGCCCCGTAG
- a CDS encoding AraC family transcriptional regulator, giving the protein MSQRFTVTALVARYLAGVAARAGVAIHDLMDTHGVSSQQLREPDARIPHELVRALWEELPRRLGDDAFGLHCAQELPSDVYDLVDLAMGHASTLGESYRTFMRYQRLVHDAASFGLEEDGPVARLVHIWPGPDPLPRHINEFAIAALLVRGRRYLRQEWAPLEVCFQHAAPADTREHQRLFRAPVRFGHPINEMSLDRSLLDRPIPVFYPELGAVLDRFAQVLLGKLPEQGGFLDEVRRGILRRLSAGPPEAEVLARQLGLSKRSFFRRLQELGTSYQQVVDELRRELTLRYLREGKLSLSEIAFALGYSEASTFHRAFRRWMGQSPAEYRRSLAGEPPPPPQ; this is encoded by the coding sequence ATGTCGCAACGATTCACCGTGACCGCGCTCGTGGCGCGGTACCTGGCTGGCGTCGCGGCCAGGGCAGGTGTCGCCATCCACGACCTCATGGACACCCACGGGGTCTCCTCGCAGCAGTTGCGCGAGCCGGACGCCCGCATCCCGCATGAGCTCGTGAGGGCGCTCTGGGAGGAGCTGCCGCGCCGGCTGGGTGACGACGCCTTCGGGCTTCACTGCGCCCAGGAGTTGCCGAGCGATGTCTATGACCTGGTGGACCTGGCGATGGGCCACGCGTCCACCCTCGGCGAGAGCTATCGCACGTTCATGCGCTACCAGCGGCTGGTCCATGACGCCGCGTCCTTCGGCCTGGAGGAGGACGGCCCGGTCGCGCGGCTCGTTCACATCTGGCCCGGGCCCGACCCACTCCCGCGTCACATCAACGAGTTCGCGATCGCGGCGCTGCTCGTGCGAGGCCGCAGGTACCTGCGGCAGGAGTGGGCCCCCCTGGAGGTCTGCTTCCAGCACGCGGCGCCCGCTGACACCCGGGAGCACCAGCGGCTGTTCCGCGCCCCCGTGCGCTTCGGCCACCCCATCAACGAGATGTCCCTCGACCGGAGCCTGCTGGACCGGCCCATCCCGGTCTTCTACCCGGAGCTGGGCGCCGTGCTCGACCGGTTCGCGCAGGTGCTGCTGGGCAAGCTCCCGGAGCAGGGCGGCTTCCTGGACGAGGTGCGCCGCGGCATCCTCCGGAGACTGAGCGCCGGCCCTCCGGAGGCGGAGGTCCTGGCGCGCCAGCTCGGCCTGAGCAAGCGGAGCTTCTTCCGCCGCCTTCAGGAACTCGGGACGAGCTACCAGCAGGTCGTCGACGAGCTCCGCCGCGAGCTGACCCTGCGCTACCTCCGGGAAGGCAAGCTCTCCCTCTCCGAGATCGCCTTCGCGCTCGGCTACTCCGAGGCGAGCACCTTCCACCGCGCATTCCGGCGCTGGATGGGGCAGAGCCCGGCGGAGTACCGGCGCTCGCTCGCGGGGGAGCCTCCACCGCCGCCACAGTGA
- a CDS encoding DUF885 domain-containing protein, whose product MKALRTPSVLAALLLLSPGCTASRPAERAEAKAAAPAESPAQVALRGFVDAYFEEHFRRSPMSATSAGVHTYDGELRGFRPEERASHLAFLKDRLAALPQAVDRASLPPGDRADYDILENHFHARILDLETVRSWERNPNAYLGFASNAVYQLINRDFAPLEERMRSAVKRMAVVPEVFAAAPANLKNPPKLWTEIALEQVKGTRSLYAQTLPQAFEPVQDAALQAEFKQAQARCLEAIDGYIRFLKDDLLARSNGDFAIGEETYRQKLQYEEGVTESIDSLLAWGRAEMKRTQDQFREVAGRIAPGKAPMDVYRELGKEHPAGAELVSTTTATLEDIRQFLIDRRIITVPSEVRAKVAETPVFSRALSFASMSTPGPFETKATEAYYYVTPPDPAWSAEQTTQHMSFYNRYALPIVSIHEAYPGHYVQFLWTNRIQSKVRRLLGSGSFSEGWGLYTEQMMLDEGYGGTGPEADRLRLNQLALYLQRLARYVAGLSLHTRGMTYDQAVSLFEKEAYMTRINAEREARRGTSDPTYLVYALGKKMLMELREDAKVKWGKDFTLQRFHDAVVSHGYPPVPVVRQLLLGEDAAPSASR is encoded by the coding sequence ATGAAGGCACTGCGAACCCCGAGCGTCCTCGCCGCGTTGCTGCTGCTGTCCCCTGGATGCACCGCGTCCCGTCCCGCGGAGCGCGCGGAAGCGAAGGCCGCCGCGCCCGCGGAGTCGCCCGCGCAGGTGGCGCTGCGAGGCTTCGTGGACGCGTACTTCGAGGAGCACTTCCGCCGCTCGCCGATGTCGGCCACGTCCGCGGGCGTGCACACGTATGACGGAGAGCTGCGCGGCTTCCGGCCCGAGGAGCGGGCGTCGCACCTGGCGTTCCTGAAGGACCGGCTCGCGGCGCTGCCCCAGGCGGTGGACCGGGCTTCGCTGCCCCCGGGGGACCGGGCTGACTACGACATCCTGGAGAACCACTTCCACGCGCGCATCCTGGACCTGGAGACGGTGCGCTCCTGGGAGCGCAACCCGAACGCCTACCTGGGCTTCGCGTCCAACGCCGTGTACCAGCTCATCAACCGCGACTTCGCGCCACTGGAGGAGCGGATGCGCTCGGCGGTGAAGCGCATGGCGGTGGTGCCGGAGGTCTTCGCGGCGGCGCCGGCGAACTTGAAGAACCCGCCGAAGCTCTGGACGGAGATTGCCCTGGAGCAGGTGAAGGGTACGCGCTCGCTCTATGCGCAGACGCTGCCGCAGGCCTTCGAGCCGGTGCAGGACGCCGCGCTCCAGGCGGAGTTCAAGCAGGCGCAGGCGCGGTGCCTGGAGGCCATTGATGGCTACATCCGCTTCCTGAAGGACGACCTGCTGGCCCGCTCGAACGGGGACTTCGCCATTGGCGAGGAGACGTACCGCCAGAAGCTCCAGTACGAGGAGGGCGTCACGGAAAGCATCGACTCGCTGCTGGCCTGGGGGCGCGCGGAGATGAAGCGCACGCAGGACCAGTTCCGCGAGGTCGCGGGACGGATTGCCCCGGGCAAGGCGCCCATGGACGTGTATCGCGAGCTGGGGAAGGAGCACCCGGCTGGCGCGGAGCTGGTGTCCACCACGACGGCGACGCTGGAGGACATCCGCCAGTTCCTCATCGACCGCCGCATCATCACGGTGCCCAGCGAGGTGCGCGCGAAGGTGGCGGAGACGCCGGTGTTCAGCCGCGCGCTGTCCTTCGCGAGCATGAGCACGCCCGGCCCGTTCGAGACGAAGGCGACGGAGGCGTACTACTACGTGACGCCGCCGGACCCGGCGTGGAGCGCGGAGCAGACGACGCAGCACATGAGCTTCTACAACCGCTACGCGCTGCCCATCGTCTCCATCCACGAGGCGTACCCCGGGCACTACGTGCAGTTCCTGTGGACCAATCGCATCCAGTCCAAGGTACGCCGGCTCTTGGGTTCAGGTTCCTTCAGTGAAGGCTGGGGCCTCTACACGGAGCAGATGATGCTGGACGAGGGCTACGGCGGCACGGGCCCAGAGGCGGACCGGCTGCGGCTGAACCAGCTGGCGCTCTACCTCCAGCGGCTGGCGCGCTACGTGGCGGGCCTGTCCCTGCACACGCGCGGGATGACGTACGACCAGGCCGTGAGCCTCTTCGAGAAGGAGGCCTACATGACGCGCATCAACGCGGAGCGCGAGGCCCGCCGTGGCACGTCCGACCCGACGTATCTGGTGTACGCGCTGGGCAAGAAGATGCTGATGGAGCTGCGTGAGGACGCGAAGGTGAAGTGGGGCAAGGACTTCACCCTCCAGCGCTTCCACGACGCCGTGGTCTCCCACGGCTACCCGCCCGTGCCCGTCGTGCGACAGCTGTTGCTCGGCGAGGACGCGGCGCCTTCCGCGTCTCGCTGA